In Liquorilactobacillus hordei DSM 19519, the following proteins share a genomic window:
- a CDS encoding acetyl-CoA carboxylase biotin carboxyl carrier protein has protein sequence MEIPSLDELISKFQEAGLTYLEIKNGENQITLKKEIKIAAPITNEQESVTDKKTIPEKSKKITINAPFVGTFYTSPSPQEDTFVKIGDKIQKGQVIGIIEAMKMMTEVKSEVTGTITEILVTNESTVEYNTPLIVLKN, from the coding sequence ATGGAAATACCAAGTTTAGATGAATTAATTAGTAAATTTCAAGAGGCTGGTCTTACCTACCTCGAAATTAAGAATGGTGAAAATCAGATTACTTTAAAAAAAGAAATAAAAATTGCTGCTCCAATTACAAATGAACAAGAATCCGTGACTGATAAAAAAACAATACCTGAAAAAAGTAAAAAAATTACAATAAATGCACCTTTCGTTGGAACCTTTTATACCTCACCAAGTCCACAAGAAGATACTTTCGTCAAAATTGGTGACAAGATTCAAAAAGGTCAGGTCATCGGTATCATAGAGGCAATGAAAATGATGACTGAGGTTAAATCTGAGGTTACTGGTACTATTACCGAAATTTTGGTCACTAATGAGAGTACGGTTGAGTACAATACGCCACTCATTGTCCTCAAGAATTGA
- a CDS encoding acetyl/propionyl/methylcrotonyl-CoA carboxylase subunit alpha produces MKKVLVANRGEIAVRIIRACHNLGLKAVAVYSVADKNSLHVQLADEAICIGPAEPNKSYLNIREIIAAAEITQSDAIHPGYGFLSENEEFAKKCEDEKITFIGPQSRVIALMGEKARARETMLKAGVPVVPGGDTEFTDLISGSAFAKKIGFPVMLKASAGGGGKGMRVIQSAENFSKEFGLAQSEAQHAFNDNHMYLEKYLPHPRHIEVQIIADHQGNVTAVGERDCTIQQHHQKVIEEAPAIALPEKTRQRMFAVSVKAAKEIGYVGAGTMEFLLDDPEHFYFMEMNTRIQVEHPVSELTSGLDLVELQLLIARGEPLPFNQEYITTNNFALECRINALTAGKISALHLPSGYGIRVDTGLYQGYIIPPNYDSMVAKIITFGPSRKKAITLMKTALDEAVISGVNTNLDFLVQLLNEPDYIENKTDINWLDKLTATI; encoded by the coding sequence TTGAAAAAAGTTTTGGTTGCAAATCGCGGCGAAATTGCTGTTCGTATTATTCGTGCTTGCCACAACCTAGGATTGAAGGCTGTAGCGGTTTACTCCGTAGCTGATAAAAATAGCCTACACGTCCAACTTGCAGATGAGGCCATCTGCATTGGCCCAGCTGAACCAAATAAAAGTTACTTGAATATTCGTGAAATAATTGCAGCGGCAGAAATCACTCAATCTGATGCTATTCATCCTGGATATGGATTCTTATCTGAAAATGAGGAATTTGCTAAAAAATGTGAAGATGAAAAAATCACCTTTATTGGTCCACAATCTCGTGTAATTGCATTAATGGGTGAAAAAGCCCGTGCCAGAGAGACAATGTTAAAGGCTGGAGTCCCTGTCGTTCCAGGAGGAGACACTGAATTTACCGACTTAATTAGCGGTTCAGCATTCGCTAAAAAAATTGGTTTTCCAGTTATGCTAAAAGCAAGTGCAGGTGGTGGTGGCAAAGGAATGCGGGTCATTCAAAGTGCCGAAAACTTCAGCAAAGAATTTGGCTTAGCTCAAAGCGAGGCTCAACACGCTTTCAATGATAATCATATGTATCTTGAAAAATACCTACCACATCCGCGCCATATCGAAGTTCAAATCATTGCCGATCATCAAGGCAATGTAACTGCGGTTGGTGAACGGGATTGTACTATCCAACAACATCACCAAAAAGTAATTGAGGAAGCACCCGCAATTGCATTACCAGAAAAAACTCGGCAAAGAATGTTCGCTGTTTCTGTGAAAGCCGCAAAAGAAATCGGTTATGTTGGTGCAGGAACAATGGAATTCTTATTAGACGATCCTGAACATTTTTACTTTATGGAGATGAACACTCGCATACAAGTCGAACATCCCGTTAGTGAACTGACAAGTGGACTTGATCTTGTTGAATTGCAACTTTTAATTGCTCGAGGTGAACCCTTGCCTTTTAATCAGGAGTACATTACAACAAATAATTTTGCACTTGAATGTCGAATAAATGCATTAACTGCCGGTAAAATATCTGCTTTACACCTACCAAGTGGATATGGTATTCGAGTTGATACCGGACTCTATCAAGGATATATCATCCCTCCTAACTATGATTCAATGGTTGCCAAGATAATTACTTTTGGCCCCTCAAGAAAAAAAGCAATTACTCTAATGAAAACAGCACTTGATGAGGCAGTTATCTCTGGGGTAAATACAAATCTAGATTTTCTAGTTCAGTTATTAAATGAACCTGATTATATTGAAAATAAAACTGATATTAATTGGTTGGATAAGTTAACAGCCACAATTTAG